In Chitinophaga nivalis, a single genomic region encodes these proteins:
- a CDS encoding polyprenyl synthetase family protein: MFSLKEILVTFQQRIEELTFPVGPVHLYDSIRYFLEAGGKRVRPALCLLGNQLFDDIQEDAFQAGIAIELFHNYSLVHDDIMDSAPLRRGRPTVHMKYNLSVALLAGDVLLINAFSYIHQVQHIRQNAVRVLFSNTTIQVCDGQQMDLNLADSVLTRVSYADYLEMITMKTAVLLAAGLQIGAMIGGANKKSQELLYTFGKYLGIAFQLQDDYLDTFGDPALTGKQAGGDIMENKKTALLVKAMEMGSPVQQRSLEQTIGNNDADKVSRTTQLFQDTGADRWLLAEIAHYTALASDCLTTIDVPDYRKAPLIELIDMLLVRKY; encoded by the coding sequence ATGTTTTCCCTGAAAGAAATTCTGGTCACCTTCCAGCAACGGATAGAGGAGCTTACATTTCCTGTTGGTCCGGTTCATTTGTATGATTCGATCCGCTATTTCCTGGAAGCGGGTGGGAAGCGCGTACGGCCCGCGCTTTGTTTGCTGGGTAACCAATTGTTTGATGACATACAGGAAGATGCTTTTCAGGCAGGTATTGCCATTGAATTGTTCCATAACTACTCGCTGGTGCATGACGATATTATGGATAGTGCCCCTTTACGGCGTGGCCGGCCAACTGTGCACATGAAATATAATTTGTCTGTAGCGTTGCTGGCAGGTGATGTATTACTGATCAATGCGTTTTCGTATATCCATCAGGTACAACATATCCGGCAAAATGCGGTACGCGTCCTGTTCAGCAATACCACTATACAAGTATGCGACGGACAACAAATGGATCTCAATCTGGCAGATTCCGTATTGACACGGGTCAGTTATGCAGACTACCTCGAAATGATTACCATGAAGACTGCCGTTTTACTGGCAGCAGGGTTGCAGATCGGCGCTATGATTGGAGGGGCGAACAAAAAGTCACAGGAGCTGTTATATACTTTCGGCAAATACTTAGGTATTGCTTTTCAACTGCAGGATGATTACCTGGATACATTTGGGGATCCGGCACTGACCGGAAAACAGGCTGGTGGAGATATCATGGAAAATAAAAAAACGGCCTTGCTTGTCAAGGCAATGGAAATGGGATCGCCTGTTCAGCAGCGATCCCTGGAGCAAACCATCGGTAATAATGATGCAGATAAAGTGTCGCGGACGACACAATTATTCCAGGATACCGGCGCCGACCGCTGGCTGCTGGCAGAAATTGCGCATTACACCGCACTGGCTTCTGATTGTCTCACAACGATAGATGTACCTGATTACAGAAAAGCACCACTGATTGAACTGATTGATATGTTGCTGGTAAGGAAATATTGA
- a CDS encoding UpxY family transcription antiterminator, whose protein sequence is MPATIVQWEIIYTRPHYERRVSQALSGRGIEVYLPLLLIRKKWRDRVKYLECPLFPNYLFVNITPAHYNEVFTVTGVVKYVSFEGKHAVVSPRELNAIRILVEIQHDFVKGNKQRIYSTENLYPTDIMAELRNGTLQQLEVGFPKI, encoded by the coding sequence ATGCCAGCCACAATTGTACAATGGGAGATTATATATACCAGGCCCCATTATGAACGCAGGGTTAGTCAGGCGTTATCAGGGAGAGGTATAGAGGTATATCTGCCATTATTATTGATAAGGAAGAAATGGCGCGATCGCGTAAAGTACCTGGAATGTCCGTTGTTTCCTAATTACCTGTTTGTAAATATTACTCCTGCGCATTACAATGAAGTATTTACGGTAACAGGGGTCGTAAAATATGTTTCCTTTGAAGGCAAGCATGCGGTTGTTTCCCCCCGGGAACTGAATGCTATACGTATATTAGTAGAAATACAACATGACTTTGTAAAAGGTAATAAACAAAGAATTTATTCAACAGAAAATTTATACCCGACCGATATCATGGCGGAATTACGCAATGGTACCTTACAACAGCTCGAGGTCGGTTTCCCGAAAATATAA
- a CDS encoding FAD-dependent oxidoreductase has protein sequence MQRPLLKKAIVLGGSITGLLTATVLATFFEEVLLLEKDHLPETTAPRKSVPQDQHAHTILQKTLLFIEAQYPGICSEITATGGNIIDTSSDVCWLFQDGWRQRHHSGLQALLTTRPNLDQHLYRRMRAKYPHVQCRQCCKTTGYLYHPASHQITGVHILNETGQPETLSADLVVDAMGRFSRSPEWLQQAGLGSPETAEVKMQLAYSSRIYQQPDHTPPNWKSMALYPSFPHTWKSGIIADIGNRQWLVSLCGYFGDCAPAADDGFLNFARDLRSPDIYQLLKDSQPLTLVKIHKVSKNIRHYYEKFRQLPDGFIVLGDAHCAFNPIFGQGICIATANVMALHQQLQRLYAQKQPSLRGFSAPFQKAIAAQADLPWFLTNTIDLSYKQAEGKRPLGHTLLYRFLRKAIAAGSCSTRLNQIFLKVLHLEASRKDLFNPLIAVTMLRHELLSMFTPAAHKALIRPVNHPQEVVTS, from the coding sequence ATGCAAAGACCATTACTCAAAAAAGCCATTGTACTGGGAGGCAGTATCACCGGACTATTAACCGCCACCGTGCTGGCCACGTTTTTTGAAGAAGTATTACTGCTCGAGAAAGATCATCTACCCGAAACAACTGCTCCCCGTAAATCAGTGCCGCAGGATCAGCACGCCCACACCATTCTGCAAAAGACACTGCTGTTTATAGAAGCGCAGTACCCCGGTATTTGCAGCGAAATAACCGCTACCGGCGGTAACATCATAGATACGTCCAGCGATGTATGCTGGCTGTTTCAGGATGGCTGGCGGCAAAGACATCACAGCGGCCTGCAGGCACTTTTAACGACCCGGCCCAACCTGGATCAGCACCTCTATCGGCGGATGCGGGCAAAATATCCGCATGTGCAATGCCGGCAATGCTGTAAAACAACCGGCTACTTATATCATCCGGCGTCTCACCAGATTACAGGCGTACATATCCTGAATGAAACCGGACAGCCAGAAACATTGTCTGCCGATCTGGTTGTGGATGCCATGGGCAGATTTTCCCGGTCGCCGGAATGGTTGCAGCAAGCAGGCCTCGGCAGTCCTGAAACCGCCGAAGTAAAAATGCAGCTGGCTTATTCCAGCAGAATATACCAGCAGCCGGATCATACGCCCCCCAACTGGAAATCGATGGCGCTCTATCCTTCTTTCCCCCACACCTGGAAATCAGGTATCATTGCAGATATTGGTAACCGGCAGTGGCTGGTGAGCCTATGTGGTTATTTCGGCGATTGTGCCCCGGCCGCAGATGATGGCTTTTTGAATTTTGCCCGGGATTTAAGAAGTCCGGATATCTACCAGTTACTGAAAGACAGCCAGCCGCTGACCCTCGTTAAAATACATAAGGTGTCTAAAAATATCCGGCATTATTATGAAAAGTTCAGGCAGCTGCCGGATGGGTTTATTGTACTGGGAGATGCCCACTGTGCATTTAATCCGATATTTGGTCAGGGTATTTGCATTGCTACCGCCAATGTGATGGCGCTGCATCAACAACTGCAACGGCTATACGCCCAAAAGCAACCTAGTCTGAGAGGCTTCTCCGCTCCCTTTCAAAAGGCCATTGCAGCGCAGGCAGACCTGCCCTGGTTTTTAACCAATACGATTGACCTGAGTTATAAACAAGCCGAAGGTAAACGGCCGCTGGGACATACCCTGTTGTATCGTTTCCTGCGAAAAGCCATCGCTGCCGGGTCCTGCAGTACCCGGTTGAATCAGATATTCCTGAAAGTATTACACCTGGAAGCCAGCCGTAAAGATCTGTTCAATCCACTGATAGCCGTGACGATGTTGCGCCATGAACTGCTTTCCATGTTTACCCCTGCCGCTCATAAAGCGCTTATCAGGCCGGTCAACCATCCGCAGGAAGTGGTTACTTCCTGA
- a CDS encoding terpene synthase family protein encodes MSIVFPRFHYPSEGKANPFMEKINAQITQWINEYTCIADDLKKELKKAQFGYLSSRVFPNASYEQLTVGSRYFLWVFVHDDHWGPLPASELKPICDNLVDILNGKGRRPHANEIYQQLAIIREEALPYATPDWMKRFTADMKDYFDAMLTDAAYSYNATVTYPSLEEYLPLRDSICGARSTATMGELCSGTILPQAIFEHPYIQAIRQAMVRILGIRNDLSSAFKEKADREAMNILLVIQQERKCGFQEALDIACDLHAKALEELLRLCANVPDFGALTELIGKYVEQIKLQTEGHNAWYVYSHRYGVNENEQRHYNNPEILSVVL; translated from the coding sequence ATGTCAATTGTATTTCCCCGTTTTCATTATCCCTCTGAGGGAAAGGCCAATCCATTCATGGAAAAAATAAATGCGCAGATCACACAGTGGATAAATGAATATACCTGTATTGCTGATGACTTAAAAAAAGAGCTGAAAAAGGCGCAGTTTGGATATTTATCCAGCAGGGTATTTCCAAATGCCAGTTATGAACAGCTAACAGTAGGAAGCCGGTATTTCTTATGGGTATTTGTACATGATGATCATTGGGGGCCATTGCCGGCCAGTGAACTGAAACCTATCTGCGACAATCTCGTCGATATCTTAAATGGAAAAGGCCGGAGGCCGCATGCCAATGAAATTTATCAGCAGCTGGCCATTATCCGGGAAGAAGCACTACCATATGCTACCCCTGACTGGATGAAAAGATTTACGGCGGATATGAAAGATTACTTCGATGCGATGTTAACAGATGCAGCGTATAGCTATAACGCAACCGTTACTTATCCCAGCCTGGAAGAATATTTGCCGCTACGCGACAGTATTTGTGGAGCCCGGTCTACGGCAACAATGGGAGAACTTTGTTCCGGTACCATATTGCCACAGGCGATATTTGAACATCCTTATATACAGGCAATCCGGCAGGCGATGGTTCGCATCCTTGGCATCCGGAATGATCTTTCGTCTGCCTTTAAGGAAAAAGCAGACCGGGAAGCCATGAATATTCTGTTAGTTATTCAGCAGGAGCGGAAATGCGGTTTTCAGGAGGCCCTGGACATTGCCTGCGATCTCCATGCAAAAGCGCTGGAGGAATTGTTGCGGCTTTGTGCCAATGTACCGGATTTCGGAGCACTGACAGAACTAATCGGTAAATATGTGGAACAGATTAAGCTACAAACGGAAGGACACAATGCCTGGTATGTATATTCCCACAGGTATGGTGTAAATGAAAATGAACAGAGACATTATAATAATCCGGAAATATTATCAGTGGTGTTATAG
- a CDS encoding SDR family NAD(P)-dependent oxidoreductase, with the protein MANLENKVAIVTGASSGIGKAVALLYAKEGATVVIGGRDKVRNQQVVDEIAANGGKAFFVQTDVSIPADCKRLVSETMSRYHRLDIVCNNAGMALPLTHISDVKIEDWQQLINTNLNGTFYSMHYQIPALLDSGGGSIVNMGSAASKVAYPGIGPYVASKHGMVGLTKAAALEYATKGIRINCVGPAFIDTPMLDVFITEEQKKQVAAMHPIGRMGRVEEVAELVLWLSTDKASFVTGSYYGIDGGYLAQ; encoded by the coding sequence ATGGCAAATCTTGAAAACAAAGTCGCTATTGTCACAGGCGCCAGTTCAGGTATTGGTAAAGCGGTGGCATTGTTGTATGCAAAAGAAGGTGCAACTGTTGTTATTGGTGGGCGTGATAAAGTACGCAATCAACAGGTCGTAGACGAAATAGCTGCGAATGGAGGAAAGGCTTTTTTTGTACAGACAGATGTCAGTATTCCGGCAGATTGTAAACGGCTGGTGTCCGAAACGATGTCGCGATATCACCGGCTGGACATTGTTTGTAACAACGCCGGGATGGCATTGCCGCTGACCCACATATCGGATGTGAAGATTGAGGATTGGCAGCAACTGATTAATACGAACCTGAACGGTACTTTTTACAGTATGCATTACCAGATCCCCGCTTTATTGGACAGCGGCGGTGGTTCCATCGTGAATATGGGATCTGCGGCATCAAAGGTGGCTTATCCCGGAATAGGCCCTTACGTAGCCTCCAAACATGGTATGGTAGGACTTACAAAAGCTGCCGCATTGGAATACGCGACGAAAGGAATACGTATTAACTGTGTAGGGCCTGCTTTTATAGACACACCTATGCTGGATGTTTTTATCACAGAAGAACAGAAGAAACAGGTGGCGGCTATGCATCCCATTGGCAGAATGGGCCGGGTAGAAGAAGTGGCGGAACTGGTACTCTGGTTGAGTACTGATAAAGCCTCTTTTGTTACCGGTAGTTATTATGGAATTGATGGTGGATATCTGGCACAATAG